The sequence GATTTTTAAAGACCAACATAGAAGAACTCCGACCTTCGCAGAGCTCTGGTCGGActattaaagaaaatcctctcAAGAAGGATCGGACAGTCAACAACCCCACGGATTAAGTCGAAAATGAAAGATAAAGATAGGACTATTCTCTGACTTGCAAGGATTTTAAGTTGACCAATAAGCACCGTGCTTCATATGTAGAGATAGGATCCGAAAAGCGTAAATTACCCAACGCGAAATGTAAGAATACTTTCTAGATTCGTTCAATTTTAGCAGCATGGCACGAATAATACGGAGACCAAATGAAAGATGCATACTCCAGTTTGGAACGGACAAATGCCGCATACAAAAGCTTCAGCGTATAAGGGTCGGAGAAATCGGTGCTATGATGCCTAACAAAATCAAGCATGGTAAGATTtgacaataattaaatttatatgacaAGTAAAAGTAAGCTTCGAATCAAATATTACATCCAAGTCTTTAATTTTACTTGCACGTGACAGGGATGTTCTCGAAATGTAATAAGAGGAGTCAGTAATGGAAAAGGTAATTTGGAAGCACTTGTTTACGTTGAGCGATAGACGATTTTTGATACACCAGTTGCTGAAATTATCTAAATCAATTTGCATCAATTCAGAGTCGAGGGAGCTAGTAATCGTCGAATAAATCTCGTCGTCTGCATGAACCAGGAATCTTGCTGACGAGAAGCAAAAGTGAATACCATTGATAAACAGAACAAAAAGAAGCGGGTCCAGAATACTACCTTGCGGAACCCTAGAGCAAGCAAACGAAAGGAAGAGACCTAACGTTGTCGACGACGACCAAACAATGGCGATTCTGCAAGTAAGATGATATCCAACTTAAGAAGGCTAAGTGAAAGCCAATGCAGGACAATTTTTTGATTAGTATTATATGGGAAACCCGATCAAAGGCCCTAGAGAAGTCGGTATAAACGGTGTTAATCTGGTGTCCTGGTTGGAAGGCAGCGTTACAATCATCCGGAAATACGGTTAAATTAGACACTGTTGAGTGGCCCGCAAAGAAGCCTTGCTGCTCCGGACGCACCATGTTCTTGACAGCAAAAAGCAATTTGTCCTGGATGATCATACAAAAAGCTTTTTAGTGGCGGAAAGCTTTGAAATAGGCCTTTAGTTATTAATATCATTTTTATTACCACTCTTGAAAATGAGTGAAATAAAAGTCAATTTCCAGACATCAATAAAAGTACCCGATGTTAGTGATTTGTTAAAGATTAACAACAGAGGGTATAGCAAAGAATCACACTGATTGAATAACACCGCAGACAAACCATTAACATCAGTGTTTGGAGAAAATTAAAGTCGAGTAATGCCTCTAAAGACATCTTCAGTGGACAATACTAGCTTGCCGAAGTCAATAGATGGTTGTATATCGAAGAAAACATTTTCCTCACTGTCAGAGGCCGATGCAAAATTGGACGTAAATAACTCAGCGAAGAGATTAGCGGTATTGGTTGGAGTATTAGAAACTTTGGCATCGAAAAAAAGAGCGGACGGAATATTGGAAACAGATTTCTTCGAATTTACAAAATTCCAAAACGCTTTGGGATTAGATTTTAAACATTCTTCGAATCTAAGAACGTAGTTTCTGTGTAAAAATTTGTCCAAACAGACGAATTTCTTATCATACTCTTTATACGGAGCAAagaaatttgagtttttatattttttgaacttaCTGAGAAATTGGTTTCTCTTATATCGAAGTTTAATCAACGCAGCATTGcggcattatatttttttttgttacaggaGGAATTACACTTTTACAAACGTCAACCACAGTGGTTCTAAAAATCTCGAAACCCTTAGAAACGTCAATATGTTGAAACCAGGAATCCCAGTTAATGTTCAGCAAAAGATTGTTCAGTTTCAAAAAATCgcataacttaaaattaaacgaaaaattagaattaaaatatcTTGTTTTAGCATaatcataaaattcaaatttaaggtCTAGTGATACATGATGCATATCTGTTTTAATAATAGGTACAGCACACTTAAGTATAGAAAAATTTAcgcttttacttaaaaatatcaaatctaAAGTGCGACCAAGTTTGTTGGGAAAAAACTAACTTGTACGAtatcaataattaaaaaaaaaggttgtctgtaaacgtgacaacgtcataagaaaatactgatggaatggttgcaattttcaaaagaaaattttaattttatatatatgtaagatgTTAGTTATGTTACAATTTAAGTGTCACCCTTATGTCTGCACAGACAATAACAGTCGGTAAAGGGGTGGTCGGCAAAGAAGTATCTACAGCTGTAACAATTGAAAAAGCAGAAACAAGTGAGAGCGCAGAACGTTGGTGAACATCGGAGCTGGAGGTCGAATTTTTGTTAAtcttatatttttgcatattaatcgtatataataaaataaataattacgtataaataaaataaagattcatTTGTCTTACATGAGGGCTCAACCATTGAACAATAAAGCCGCTGAACAGTTAAAAAAGTAAGGTCGAAAATGTCAACATCCAGAAGGCGCAGAGCTGCCCAAGAAGCACCGTTGGAAAATAATGCAGAGCAGGCAGGGGAAAGTGCGGCATCAGACAGCGAAAACGTACAGATGGCGGAAGCGACCAACGAGTACAAACGTGAAGAGGGCAGTCACATGGAGGGCGACGACAAGCAAAACAACAGCAGTAACGacgacattttgaaatttttagccgAAAGAATTCTCCAGAATGATCGAAACAATGGATGCGGCGTCTCAGTTGAGAGCTTCGCAAAAATCATACCGTGTTTCGATGGGGTATCGATTCCGATTAGGCAGTggctgaataactttaatgaaaattcGGAAGCATATGAGCTGAATAGTAAGCAGAAATATGTAAATGCACGCAATAAAATGAAAGGCGTGGCAGCTTTGTTCTTAGAAACAATAACAGTTTCGAGCTATGATTCTCTTTGCGTAGCGTTGTTAAATGAGTTTGAACAAAAACTAAGCAGCGCTGAAGTACATAAACAGTTGGCAACGCgtaaaaaactaatttccgAAAATTTCCATGAGTATGTTTTACAAATGCGAAAAATAGCAGCACTTGGCTGTTTTGAAGAAGAGTCGGTAATTGCATACATAGCTGACGGTGTAGATATTCGCGAGGACAGGAAATATCCTCTTTACAGTGCAACATCGTATAAGGAATTAATAAAAGCGTACGAATTAATAATGTCattaaatagaaatttaatGCCAAATAAACGTCGTTCTTCAGCCAATACACAGGCGCAACACGATGAAAACTTTAACAACGCCGATCGTAAGCCGCTGCGCTGTTTTAATTGTGGTTCAACACAACACAAAAGAGCCGAATGTAGGGAAGATACCAAGTGCTTCAGATGCAATGGCAGCGGCCATACATCCAAAGACTGTGTTGCTGTAAAACAAAGTGTTAATGTTGTGATAGAAAAGATAGTTCAAAAGCGAATTAAACAGATGAAAATCAACAACGAGATATTATCCTGCTTGGTGGACACTGGATCTGATGTCTCTCTGATGCGTAAAGGCGTTTTCGATGCAAAATATAGTAGATGTTCGTTGAAAAGAGTTTTACTAGGTTGTTCGGTTTGGGAAATGTCGCAACAGTTGTTTTGGGTGAGTTTAACGCTGAAGTTAACGTCGACGGGCTGCATACACAACACAcgtttcttcttgttcccgatACGACGATAAATGTTAGTGTAATTGTAGgctacgattttttgaaaaagttcagCGTGACCTTAAATGCTGGTTGTTACACTTTTGCACAAGCGGGCGAGAAAAACGATTACAATGTTTACAACGTAGTCGAACATAATCCGGAAATCAACGTAGAACCGAAGTACAGAGAAGCCGTAAAGAAGCTGATAGACAACTATAAGCCATCGAACGTCCAGTCGAGCTGTCCCATTAAGCTGAAAATTGAACCAAACTGCAGCAATATCGCCTTCCGTCAAAGTCCAAGTCGTTTATCAGCACCAGCACCTGGTTACAGCAGGGCATAATACGCGAGTCATTTTCTGAGGTTGCTAGCAAAATCGTGTTGGCTAAAAAGAAGGATGGCTGTTACAGGCTGTGCGTAGATTTTCGTAAGTTGAACACATTGGTTCTAAAAGATAGGTTTCCAGTATCAGTCGTAGAAGAAGTccttgaaaaaatgcaaaacgccAAATACTTTACCGTGATGGACCTAAAAAATGGGGTTTTCCACGTCGAAATAGATGAAAACAGTCGCAAATACACGGCGTTCGTTACAAAGGAAGGGCTGTACGAATTCAATAGAGCGCCATTTGGCTTTTGTAATTCGCCGGCAGTTTCTTTGCGCttcattaattatatttttcaacaattaataaataaCGGCATTATGGAAATTTACATTGACGACATTGTTGTTTTTGGGGGAACAGCTGAGCAATGCTTAGCGAACATGGAAATAGTTTTAAAGAGAGCAGAGCAGCATGGTTTAGAAATAAAatgccaatttttaaaaacaaaaataacgtttcTAGGCCACGAAGTCGAAGACGAGCGTGTCTGGCCTGGACAAGAGAAAGTAAAGGCTGCAAAAAATTTTCCGTTGCCGAAAAATCTAAGAGATGTTCAGGCGTTCCTTGGGCTGACtggatatttttgaaaattcattaaaaattatgccGTATTAGCCAGACCGTTGACAGAGTTTCTCAAAAAGGATGCTGAATTTTAGATAGCAGGCGTGCAGATACAAGCAATCGATAATCTAAAGGCGGCTCTTGCAGCAGAACCAGTTTTGAAGATATATAAGCAGAATGCCAAAACACAGCTCCACGTTGATGCATCCAAAAAAGGATTTGGGACTACgcttttgcagcaacacgacaACAAATGGCATCCTGTTTTCTACTGGAGCAAGAAAACATCGTCgcatgaagaaaaaatataccacGCGAGGTTGACCAGTGGTTGATGTATCTACAAGACTATTCATTTACTATAGAACATCGTGAAGCTAGCAGAATGAAACATGTTGACAGCTTAAGTCGTTTCCCTGTTATGACAGTAACATCGGAGGTTCACGTACAAATCCGAAGAACACAGCAAAAAGACGACCATTTAGTAGCAGTTGCAGAGATCCTTAAACATAAGCAGTACGCCGactacaaaatgaaaaacaagcTGATCTATAAGCAAGTCGATGGGCAGGACCTACTAGCCGTTCCTAAAATCATGGAAAAGGAAATCATTACAAACGCACACAACTTTGGACATATGGGTTCTCAGAAAACGATTCACGCAATTAGGCAGGACTATTACATACCGCACCTTGAAAGGAAAGCTAATCAAGTAATCGCAAACTGCATCGAGTGCATTACGAGGAACCGAAAGCTGGGTAAGCAGGATGGTCTTTTGCATTGCATAGATAAGGGAGACATACCACTTTCTACGTTACACGTCGACCATTTGGGTCCACTAGATGCCACACCAAAAcggtataaatacatatttgctaTATTCGATGCGTTTTCAAAATATACCTAGTTATATCCCACAAAGTCTACAGACTCACAAGAAGTTGTCAAACGTATCGAATCCTGGATAGCAATTTTCGGTTGTCCGCAGCGTATAATTAATGACAAAGGTACATCATTTACATCCAAACTTTTTAAAGAGCTCTGTGAGAATTCAAAGATCGAGCACGTTGAAACGACAACAGGTGTTCCGAGAGGTATCGGGCAAGTTGAAAGAGTCAATCGCGTCATTATTTCGGTATTAGTAAAAAAGTCAGCAGCAGAGCCGTCAAAATGGTATCAATACATATCTCAAGTGCAGCGAGCAATTAATGGGCATATTCACTCATCTACAAAATTTACGCCATTCGAAGTTATGTTTGGAGTAAAGATGAGAAACGAAACAGATACCGAACTTCTAAAGATTCTACAGGAGGAGTTGCTGCAGGGATTGCAAGACAAACGTAATAAAATCCGTGAAGAAGTCAGAGCACAAATCCAAAAGGCACAGGAGACTTATAAAATCAACTATGATAAGAAGCGCAAGGGGAAACATGGCTATCAGTTGTCGGACTTAGTAGCCATCAAAGTCACTCAATTTGTAACGGGAAAGAAGCTGACGAACAAGTACAACGGTCCCTACGAAGTTGTAAAGGTGAAAAGAAACGATAGGTatgacgttaaaaaagccgcTGAATTTCAGGGCCCGCAGCAAACTTTAACCAGTGCCGACTACATGAAGGTATGGCGTTACATTGAACAAGACGAGCACGATATCGATGAAGAGTGATCTGAGACAGATGACGAGCAGGATGGTCGAATGTAAGATGTTAGTTATGTTACAATTTAAGTGTCACCCTTATGTCTGCACAGACAATAACAGTCGGTAAAGGGGTGGTCGGCAAAGAAGTATCTACAGCTGTAACAATTGAAAAAGCAGAAACAAGTGAGAGCGCAGAACGTTGGTGAACATCGGAGCTGGAGGTCGAATTTTTGTTAATcttacatttttgcatattaatctacattaaataaagtttattttttaatcttacaTTTTACGTACTGACCTAACATTTTACGTAGtacgtataaataaaataaagattcattttgtcttacatatatattttgtatggataaacagaaggaggtaaatggaatcgcaatggaattgatcaagttacatttacacaaagaAATTACGAAACAGTTATCAAATTCAgaaaagatatgttcaatttcgattgtgcatcagacgttaataagtcaacaacactaagaggcaccatcatcgatttgactttttcaagacacattacactcaaAACActtcctttcatttcctacttttcctatcatcgtcctattttgaacatatgtacatacatatatctatatatatacatataacatatACAAATTTAGCCGTTTTTCGcattgtgatgaactttacggagaatgccacattgaagagacacatgtggagaaggtttgtaactatgtttggttaaaatctcctttacttcttcgtcaacacacagtatacaaattaattatcttcacattgataattttaaaaaaaatttattttttccggAGCAGCTCCGTCTTTATTtcacaattgaaaaatatcaactaaactttacaaaatttcttaaagctaATTTAACCTATGCATTCCCTCATTCACCTGTTATGCCGCGTGACAATATTCGCGGAATTTCACTTGTTGCCGTTCACACGGTTTATTACAGACAGAGCGTCAGCAAAAAGATCGAGCAACTGAGGTGGATCAACTTTCAGCGGAAACGCGTGTAGTGAATGAACTTTAAATATAAGTAGCGTTAACTCCTCCCTTCTTAAAAACGATTGTCCTCGATCGTCTTATTAGAAATAGGGGAGGGCATGTAGTCGAAGATTTGAATAACTAACGACGTTTCCTAGTTGGTTATTATTTGTGTTAATTGATGCATCTGGGAGATAAGGTGCTGGTCCTTAGGTCGACTAATTTGAATGGTTCCGTTGGTACTTcttggatgattatttttgatgtgggttttatccaaaatttgaaggttattattattgctgtgAAGATTATTGCTAGTCCTAGCATTGCGCTCTTATTAATTGTCGAATCTGTTCTTAACAGATTTATCTTTTTCGTGTTGTTAATATGTAGTTCGTTGAGGGCTTCTAATGATAAAATGTTGATGCGTTCCCTTTCTAGCGGTGTTGGCTGTATGATCGCTGGTTCTGCTGTCAACGTAGACATTTCGATATTGGTGAAAGTTTCGTTATTGATGCTCAATGATGTGTTGTGAAACTTGATTAGATAAGTACCAGTAATTTTTCGCTGCTCTTTTTCCGTTTTTAGTGTTCCATTGAAGTCGTTTAGTAAGATTATCCCAGGCTATATTTCCTCGATTGTTGGTACGTGTTGATTATTACTTATTGTGCAAAATGATTTTCTACTACTTAGTATTTGAGGGATGCAGGTGCTGTTACTAATATTAATTATGTTATTTCtctcacaaatttttatttcattgtatttcatacatttattcttaattccatatatttcatttttgttttttagtatttcCTCGAAATCAAGTTTagtaatttctttatttctctTAACTGGTCTTATTATAATATTCTTATAAGTAATATTGTTTGTCAGTGGTATTTTTACCAAATATAAAATTCTTGACTCTTTAGTTATTACATTAACTTTTGCATATTCTAATGCTTCTTCAACTGATGCGAATGGCattctttcttcttttaatttcatgaTTGCTatctcaatttcttttttattcaacaatattGTATTCATAATTCCAATTTTAGTCCATTGAATGGCGTATTTAATGTTTACTAATTCTTCTTTAATAATTCTTATTTTACTTTCCAGATTCAGAGTTATTTCACTTATTACATAATTGTCTTTTCTTATCGAATTTAGTAGTTGATTTCCTAATGTTGTTAAGTTGTTAATTCTTTCATTGAAAACTTCATTAATTATTACTTGatcattattattttcctttagtTTGTTTAGATCattattcaaaatatcaaaatcttCGCGGTCAGGAGTACCAGCAATGTACTTCCATGCCGTACCTAATGCATTAATAGCTCtcttatttctaaattccatttttggttttatattcgaactatgaataagttcgtgcggttttacaacagatggcgtaacttgattattattccatccacatttccaaacattcattggagagctactgtcgtaaggcacaaacgtcagtataagttttttatttgaagcgtaaacaacaatatttttaccacacttgaaaatgtcgaatttcgtgccaaataatgtgtttttgcggggaattcttcttcattattttaatatgaagaaaaaagcagccgaaagtcatcgtatcttggtggaagtttatggtgagcatgctctagctgagctaacgtgccagaagtggtttgcacgctttaaaagtggtgattttggcttggaagacgaagaacgcgagggtgcgccgccaaagttcatggataccgaattggaggaattgctcgatcaagatccggctcaaacgcaagaagaggttgcaaaaactttgggagttgatcaatcaaccatttccaaacgtttaaaagccatgggaatgatccgaaaggtaggccattgggtgccgtatgaattgaagccaagagacgttgaacgccgttttatggcatgcgaacaactgcttcaacggcacaaaagaaagggttttttgcatcgaattgtgactggcgatgaaaagtgggtccattacgacaatccaaaacgtcgggcaacgtatggataccctggccatgcttcaacatcgacgtcggcgcagaatattcatggcctgaaggttatgctgtgtatctggtgggaccagctgggttttgtgtattatgagctactgaaaccgaatgaaacgattacgggggatgtctaccgacgacaattgatgcgtttgagccgagccgatagacacgacaaagttattttgcaacatgacaatgctcggccacatgttgcacaagtggtcaaaacatacttagaaacgctcaaatgggatgtcctaccccacccgccgtatagtccagaccttgcgccatccgattactatctcttccgatcgatgcaacatggcctggctgaccagcacttccgtaattacgatgaagtcaaaaaatggatcgattcgtggattgcggcaaaaccgatcgaatttttcacaaagggaatccgtgaattgccagaaagatgggaaaaagtagtagtaagcgatggacaatactttgaatattaaatttgtaaccattttacgtcaataaagtttcaaatttcgaaaaaaaaccgcacgaacttattcatagtcctattattactAGGGATATGTCTATCTGAGACTTAAGGATGGGGTAGAAAAGGTTGTTAGCGGGAATATTCTTGTTAAGGTAGGTTAGTAcgtcttttaaaaaattgtcgtATTGGTCCAGGTCAATATGGTGTACTATCTTGAATGTCTCTTCTTGTATTTTAGCTTGTCCGTCATTGATCGTTATTAAATGATTTTTAGAGTAGTCTAGTATTTCCATTTCTGTTAAGCTAGTGGTCGTCATGATTAGTATGGTTAGTATTAGTAGGATGTCCTTGTTGTCTGTCATATTGTTTCTATAGAAATCagaaaattgttagtttttgATATCAGGATTATAATTataactattttgttttatgtaaatttttattattgcctaATTAATCCTTTATGAATTGTTCTGCCTGATTGAGTGATAACTGTactattttcgttttcttttaccGTTTCTTCTTTGTATCTACATGAAAGTTTGTTTCCTAttcttttgttggtttttacaaatataatatctcCTGGGTTATAGTCTTTAAAAACTTGTCTATTTTTATTGTGATAGTTAAGATCCTTTACTTGTTTTGCTTTCAatctattaatattttcatttctatctTTTTGTAATTCCAAAGGATTTGTTGATACTCTTCTTCCGAAGAATAACTCGATTGGTTTTTGGTTGGTAGTGGAATGAATTGTGTAGTTGTATTTGTACATGGATTTTTCTAATAAGTCTTGAAATGAGGTATGAATTTTCTCGGCTTTTATGCATCTCATGATTTCTCCTATAGTTGAAAGGAATCTTTCTATTTGTCCATTGACAGTACTGGTGTAAGGGGGTGCTCTGAAAACTGCTATATTAaattgatcttttatcaaatgAGTTATTGGGTGTGATCCCAAAGATTTTTCGTTATCGATGACTATTTTTTCGGGGATTCCGTAGTTTAAAAGGATTTCTCTCAAGGGTTGTATTATATCTTGGGTTGCTCTagaatttactatttttgcttgggCATACTTCGAGAATTTATCTATGGCTGTTAGTATTACTTTTTTGTGAGTATGGTAAATGTCGAGGTGAACTATTTGTCCTGG comes from Anastrepha obliqua isolate idAnaObli1 chromosome 6, idAnaObli1_1.0, whole genome shotgun sequence and encodes:
- the LOC129250829 gene encoding uncharacterized protein LOC129250829; this translates as MSTSRRRRAAQEAPLENNAEQAGESAASDSENVQMAEATNEYKREEGSHMEGDDKQNNSSNDDILKFLAERILQNDRNNGCGVSVESFAKIIPCFDGVSIPIRQWLNNFNENSEAYELNSKQKYVNARNKMKGVAALFLETITVSSYDSLCVALLNEFEQKLSSAEVHKQLATRKKLISENFHEYVLQMRKIAALGCFEEESVIAYIADGVDIREDRKYPLYSATSYKELIKAYELIMSLNRNLMPNKRRSSANTQAQHDENFNNADRKPLRCFNCGSTQHKRAECREDTKCFRCNGSGHTSKDCVAVKQSVNVVIEKIVQKRIKQMKINNEILSCLVDTGSDVSLMRKGVFDAKYSRCSLKRVLLGCSVWEMSQQLFWVSLTLKLTSTGCIHNTRFFLFPIRR